A genomic window from Balaenoptera acutorostrata chromosome 20, mBalAcu1.1, whole genome shotgun sequence includes:
- the EIF1 gene encoding eukaryotic translation initiation factor 1: MSAIQNLHSFDPFADASKGDDLLPAGTEDYIHIRIQQRNGRKTLTTVQGIADDYDKKKLVKAFKKKFACNGTVIEHPEYGEVIQLQGDQRKNICQFLVEIGLAKDDQLKVHGF, encoded by the exons ATGTCCGCTATCCAGAACCTCCACTCTTTCG ACCCCTTTGCTGATGCAAGTAAGGGTGATGATCTGCTTCCTGCTGGCACTGAGGATTATATCCATATAAGAATTCAACAGAGGAACGGCAGGAAGACCCTTACTACTGTCCAAGGGATCGCTGATGATTACGATAAAAAGAAACTAGTGAAGGCGTTTAAGAAG AAATTTGCCTGCAATGGAACTGTAATTGAGCATCCAGAATATGGAGAAGTAATTCAGCTACAGGGTGACCAGCGCAAGAACATATGCCAGTTCCTCGTAGAG ATTGGACTGGCTAAGGACGATCAGCTGAAGGTTCATGGGTTTTAA